ATTGCAGATTCATCTTCCATTGCAAAAGTGTCATCCCCTTCAAGCAATACAGATTTTTTCTCTCTTAGGTAAAGCAAGCCTTCACTTTTAGGATTTTGAGGAATGGACACATAAACTTTAGCTCCTACCATTTTTGCACAAGCAATAGAGGAGAGCATCTCATGCAAAAGGTCACTCTCTTCAAAGCGCAATAAAACACTTTTTACACCAATATAACGAATAATATTGCTTTCCCCTCTGATATTGGAATAATCATGCTCTTTAGTAAAGTGTGTATCCAACCAATATGTAAAATCAGTTGTTTGAGTAAGTGTTTTTTCAAGGCTGTAGGCAATTTTGCTCTCCTCTTTTAAAAGAGGTTTTAATTTGTTTATATATGAATTTGCACAGCTTTTATCTTCTACATGTAGCTTCATAAATTGCGATATATAATTAAATCCGCCTGCTTTCTTGCCGCTTCCTATAGCAGATTTTCCCATTCCGCCAAATGGTTGACGAATTACTATAGCACCCGTTGTCATACGGTTTATATATAGATTTCCTGCATGCAATTTTTCTTTAAATATATTCTGTTCTCTTTCATCCAAACTCTCCAAACCTGAAGTAAGTCCATAACCTGTAGAGTTTACGATGTTGATTGCATCTTCTAGGTTTTTTGCACACATTACGCTTAAAACAGGCCCAAAAAGCTCATTCATATGGCAAAAATCACCACTTTTAGTTCCCCATCGGATAGATGGCTTTAACATGTAGGGATTATTATCTGCGTATGATGGCTCAAGCGCCCACTCTTCCCCCTCATCTAAAGTTGAAAGTGCTTTTTTCAGGTTGCCTGAGGGAGTGTTTACTAAAGAACCTACACGATTTTGGAGTTTCCACACTGAGCCTACATGTAAGGATGAAGCGGCATCAACCAGCATCTTTTTAAAGCTCTCATCCTCATACACTTCACGCTCAAGAACCAGAAGTGAGGTTGCAGAACACTTCTGTCCAGAGTTATTAAAAGCAGATGCTACTACGTTTTTAACTGCCTGGTCACGATCTGCCAATGCGGTGACAATAGTCGCATCTTTTCCCCCCCGTCTCAGCACTCAGATGAATATCTGGACGACTTTTTATAATCTGTTTTGCCGTTGTCTCTCCACCTGTAAAAATCACAAAATCTATATCACTGTTTGTTACAAGATGCTCACCTGCCGCCTCGCCGCTGCATGGAACAAACTGTAAAGTGTTTTTGCTCACACCAGCGTCCCAGAAACATTGACAAAGTCTGTATGCACAAAGAACGGCATCAGAAGATGGTTTTATTATAACTGTGTTACCTGCTGCCAATGCTGCGGCTATACCACCAGCAGGGATAGCAATAGGGAAGTTCCAAGGACTTACAACAAGACCGACACCTTTGCCGACTGCTGTCACTCCATCAAGAGCCTTGAGTTTTTTGGCACTGTATGGGTAAAAGTTTAAAAAATCTATAGCCTCTGAAACCTCAACATCAGTTTCGGAAAAGACCTTACCAACTTCCGCCGCTGCAACGCCGATAAGGTCAGCCCTGCTTTTTTTAAACTCATGTGCCGCATCCATTAAAACTTTTTGTACCTCTGTTGTACTAAGTTTGCCCCAGCCGTCAACATCAGCTTTTGCAATGAGAACAGCCTTTTGTAAGTCACTTTGGGATGCTGTTGAATAAGTTCCGACAATAACTTTTTCGTGGTACTGGGACTTGTCTTTTACTTCTATCTTCTCTTCTGAGAGTACATCTTCTCCGCCGACAACAGCGGACGCATTGAAGCCGCCGTTTTGTGAGATATTTTTCCATTTATCACTGATAGCTTCTGCCCATTTTATATTTTGCGGTAATGAAAAATCTGTATCACTCTCATTTTTAAAAGTATAGTTTTGCAGGTCTGACTCAGGTATAAAAATTTCATCATTTCTATTTTGAGTTCTAAAAGGGGTAAGTGCGATATGTGGAAGAACTTCTATGGAAGCATCATAGCCCTCTACAAGTGTTTTCCATGCGGGAGAGTCTACATGTAGCCCAAAACTGTGGCGTAAAAAGTTCTCCTCTGCCGTGTTTTCATCAAAGCGTCTCACAAGGTAGGCAATGGCGTTTGTAAATGTCTCCTTCGTCGCTATGGGCGCATACAAGATAACATTCAGACCCTCTTTCTTAAGCACATGGTAAGCTGTCTCACTCATCCCCTCAAGCATCTCAGCACTACAGTAAGACTCAACTCCTCTTTGACGCGAAAGCAACATTGCTACGGCATGGTCAAAAAGATTGTGAGAAGCTATGCCGACGTGAACATAAGGAGCCACTTCTTTATCTATCATATAATCCATTAAGATTTTAAAGTTCGCATCCGTCTGCGCTTTATCCAAGTAGGTAACACATTCCCAGTTGCGAAGGCTCGCTTCTGTGAGTTCCATCTCCTGATTTGCACCTTTAACCAGTCGAACTTTAATAGGCGCTCCACCTTTGCTGACTCTATCTTTTGCCCATATTACAAGTTTTTTAAGAATCTGATGAGTGTCAGGAAGATATGCTTGTAAAACGATTCCCGCTTCAAGCAAATAAAACTTTTCTTTTGAGAGTGTCTTCATAAAAGCATCAATGGTTATGTTTATATCACGGTACTCTTCCATATCCAGATTTACAAATTTGTACTCTTTTTTTCCCTTATTGAGAAATGTATTTTGAATCGCTGCTGAGTATATAAGCTCTAATCTGCTAGAAATTTCATTGACACTCCAATCATGGGCAACAGGAGTTACTTGTGAAAAGATAGTAGAAATTTTTATGGAGATATAGTCAATATGCGGATTTTTCAATGCATTAATATATTTTTTTATTCTAGCCTCAGCTTCACCTTCACCCAGAACCATCTCACCGATTATATTTATGTTAACTCTGGTATGCTCTTCACGTCGTTTGTTAAGGTGTTTATTAAGTGCTTAGTCTTCGCCTTTTATAACTATTTCACTAATATCATTACGAAGATATTTGATAAAAAGTTCGACAGAGATATCTGGCAAATAAATCCCTACATGTCTAAACGACCATACAAGCAACTGCTCAAATTCTGTAAAAATATCCGTACCTTTGTACTTTGAAAATATGTACTCTAATTGATTTGCAATCCGGTTGGAATCATGAGCGCGAAAACTCTGATCTAGTAACTCAATAAGAAAAATCTTATTCATAGGATTTTTAAGCATTCTTTTCATAGTCTCATGAAATTTTTTCTCACTGCTATGTCTGCTTTTGTCAATCTCGCCTTGCCATGATGCTGCTACGTTTTTTGCCGACTCAAATGTTGCCTTATTAATTTGCATTTTATATCACCTCTTCTTTTTATGGTATCAGGATAGGTTTAAATCAATCTTATTTTAGTGAGTATTTTAAATATTATCGCAAAGTTATGTTATGATATTCCTTTAAATAAGAGGAGTTTATAGTATGAGAAACATAGTTAATAAGATTGGGTTGATTTGGATATTTGTTATAGCAACGTCTGTTTTAAGTGTTGGAGGTTGCGCAAGAATTGGAACTGATTTTAAGACTCAAAATGTTCAAGAAATAAAAATTGGTGAAACTACGCAAGAGCAGATTGTTGCAATGTTTGGAAAGCCTTGGCGTCAAGGTGTGATGGATGGTGTAACTCAGTGGACTTATGGCCGTTATACTTATCGTCTTATAGGTGAAACAGATACTAAAGACTTGGTTGTCAAGTTTGACAATAGCGGACGGGTAAGTTCTTATACTTTCAACACTACAGATGTGAAATAATATCCAAAGTGGTCTCCCCACGTGGACTCGAACCACGAGCTATCCCTTAGGAGGGGACTGCTTTATCCAGTTAAGCGATAAGGAGAAATAAAACGTTATTATAACCGCTTGCGCTATTTTATCCAAAACTTCTAAATGTCACAATTTTCAATTAGCGTTAGATAGTTAATCATTAAAAGTGCTACAATTGCATAAATATAACGAAGGGAAATATAATGAAAATAGCTATTCCGGTAAAAGATGAAAATTTAGAATTTTTTGGCAACGCTGGACACACTCCGAAGTTTGCTATATACAATATGAACGGAACAGGAATGTTTAGATCTTTTAAATTGGAAGTTGTAAAAAACAATCCAAGAACTGACATTGACTACAATGACGAGGAACACAGCTGTGCCCATGACGGTGACGATGCAGCGCATGTAGCTCAACATGAGAGAATGGGAACAGTTCTTGATGAGTGCGACTATATTGTCGTTGCAAGAGCGTGTAAAAACACTGCAAACACAATGAACTCACATGGTGTTAAGATTGTAAAATACAGCGGTGATTCATCTCAGGCAGACTCTATTTTAAAAGAAGTCTCTTCTCAATTTATTAAATAATTTTTCTCATTCGAAGAGGGAGTCTAGGCTTCCTTCCATCTCTCTTGTCTGATTGTTACACTGCTCTCTTCGCCTATAAGGCTAAGTTCGCCGTCACTCATATTGCACTGCAAAGAGATTGTCCTCTCAACCAACTGCTCTATATCCCCATCAATGCTAAGATAAATAACGGAGAGGTTTTTAAAACGCTTAAGGGCTTTTTCTGCCTGTTTCCACCATGCTAATGCGGCACCGTCTTGATATGTATACAGTATAACCTTCTCTGAGCGTCCGCAAGCTTTTTTAATACGTTTCTCATCAGGCTGACCTAAATCTATCCATAACTTTATCTCACCGTCTAAAGACCTCTGCCACAAATCAGGCTCATCATCCTGCGAAATCCCCTTACAAAACACCAAGCTCTCATCAGCATTAAAAACAAAGGCACTCAATCTTACCATTAGACGCAAGTCATTTTCCGACGGGTGTTTAGCGAGTGTAAAGTTATGCTCTGCGTAATAATTACGGTCCATATCGGCGATGTTAAGCGCAGCCTTGTAAATAGTAGCTTTTGCAGCCATATAATTCCTTTTTTTGGTTCTATAATAATTGAGAGTATACAGTAATAGAGTTTTTATTCTATCTTTTTAGTAAAATTATGTGACAATACCGCCATAAATTTAATGACAAAGCAGTGAAGGCCAAGTATGAAAACACCTATTAAAAAAAATTATAACAACAGTGTAAAATCTGCACCCCACAATAGTAAAAGAAAAGCTCCACCTAAAAATAAAACAGTTGACGTAGCCCCGAAAAACGAGGTTAAAGAGAT
The sequence above is drawn from the Candidatus Sulfurimonas baltica genome and encodes:
- a CDS encoding aldehyde dehydrogenase family protein, coding for MADRDQAVKNVVASAFNNSGQKCSATSLLVLEREVYEDESFKKMLVDAASSLHVGSVWKLQNRVGSLVNTPSGNLKKALSTLDEGEEWALEPSYADNNPYMLKPSIRWGTKSGDFCHMNELFGPVLSVMCAKNLEDAINIVNSTGYGLTSGLESLDEREQNIFKEKLHAGNLYINRMTTGAIVIRQPFGGMGKSAIGSGKKAGGFNYISQFMKLHVEDKSCANSYINKLKPLLKEESKIAYSLEKTLTQTTDFTYWLDTHFTKEHDYSNIRGESNIIRYIGVKSVLLRFEESDLLHEMLSSIACAKMVGAKVYVSIPQNPKSEGLLYLREKKSVLLEGDDTFAMEDESAMVKAMQTVQRIRFLQPPTTSVYKAVSDYALYIATEPFIEHGRINLCIILLSKAYQIVTIDMETLDFAVS
- a CDS encoding aldehyde dehydrogenase family protein, whose translation is MEVLPHIALTPFRTQNRNDEIFIPESDLQNYTFKNESDTDFSLPQNIKWAEAISDKWKNISQNGGFNASAVVGGEDVLSEEKIEVKDKSQYHEKVIVGTYSTASQSDLQKAVLIAKADVDGWGKLSTTEVQKVLMDAAHEFKKSRADLIGVAAAEVGKVFSETDVEVSEAIDFLNFYPYSAKKLKALDGVTAVGKGVGLVVSPWNFPIAIPAGGIAAALAAGNTVIIKPSSDAVLCAYRLCQCFWDAGVSKNTLQFVPCSGEAAGEHLVTNSDIDFVIFTGGETTAKQIIKSRPDIHLSAETGGKRCDYCHRIGRS
- the bamE gene encoding outer membrane protein assembly factor BamE domain-containing protein; translation: MRNIVNKIGLIWIFVIATSVLSVGGCARIGTDFKTQNVQEIKIGETTQEQIVAMFGKPWRQGVMDGVTQWTYGRYTYRLIGETDTKDLVVKFDNSGRVSSYTFNTTDVK
- a CDS encoding YaeQ family protein, translated to MAAKATIYKAALNIADMDRNYYAEHNFTLAKHPSENDLRLMVRLSAFVFNADESLVFCKGISQDDEPDLWQRSLDGEIKLWIDLGQPDEKRIKKACGRSEKVILYTYQDGAALAWWKQAEKALKRFKNLSVIYLSIDGDIEQLVERTISLQCNMSDGELSLIGEESSVTIRQERWKEA